From one Musa acuminata AAA Group cultivar baxijiao chromosome BXJ2-6, Cavendish_Baxijiao_AAA, whole genome shotgun sequence genomic stretch:
- the LOC135615624 gene encoding protein RAE1-like has protein sequence MASFGGLNTAAAGNVNPNKSLEVLPSPSDSVSSLSFSPKGNYLVATSWDNQVRCWEIMAGSSQPKASISHDHPVLCSTWKDDGTTVFSGGCDKTVKMWPLMSGGQPTTVAAHDAPVKEIAWIQQMNLLVTGSWDKTLRYWDTRQAQPVHTQQLPERCYALTVQYPLMVVGTADRQLQIFNLQNPQTVFKTITSPLKYQTRCLAAFPDQQGFLVGSIEGRVGVHHLDDAQQSKNFTFKCHREGNEIYSVNSMNFHPVHHTFVTAGSDGAFNFWDKDSKQRLKAMTRCPHPIPCSTFNHDGSIFAYAVCYDWSKGAENHNPATAKTYIYLHSPQESEVKAKPRLGTGSRK, from the exons ATGGCGAGCTTCGGTGGTCTTAACACAGCTGCGGCGGGAAATGTGAACCCTAACAAGTCACTGGAG GTGCTTCCTTCCCCGAGTGATTCGGTTTCTAGCCTTAGCTTCAGTCCCAAGGGAAATTACCTGGTTGCTACTTCTTGGGATAATCAG GTTAGGTGTTGGGAGATTATGGCTGGCAGCAGTCAACCTAAGGCATCAATATCACATGATCATCCA GTCTTGTGCTCGACTTGGAAGGATGATGGGACAACTGTGTTTTCAGGAGGCTGCGATAAGACAGTCAAAATGTGGCCTCTGATGTCTGGTGGGCAACCTACTACAGTTGCTGCACATGATGCACCTGTTAAAGAAATTGCCTGGATACAACAGATGAATCTCTTAGTTACAGGGAGCTGGGACAAGACACTCAG ATACTGGGATACTAGACAAGCCCAACCAGTTCATACCCAGCAGCTTCCTGAGCGTTGCTATGCTCTGACAGTGCAGTATCCTCTGATGGTTGTTGGAACTGCTGATCGACAGCTACAAATTTTTAACTTGCAAAACCCTCAG ACGGTATTCAAGACCATAACATCACCTTTGAAGTATCAAACAAGATGCCTTGCTGCATTTCCTGATCAACAAGGGTTTCTG GTGGGATCCATAGAAGGAAGGGTGGGTGTACACCATCTTGATGATGCACAGCAAAGTAAAAACTTCACATTCAAATGCCACAGAGAAGGGAATGAAATTTATTCTGTGAATTCAATGAACTTCCATCCT GTTCATCATACATTTGTTACTGCAGGCTCTGATGGTGCTTTCAATTTTTGGGACAAAGATAGCAAACAAAGGCTGAAG GCAATGACTAGGTGCCCACATCCTATCCCTTGCAGTACTTTCAACCATGATGGTTCCATTTTTGCCTATGCT GTCTGTTATGACTGGAGCAAAGGTGCTGAAAATCATAATCCAGCTACAGCAAAGACATACATCTACCTTCATAGCCCTCAG GAATCCGAGGTAAAAGCAAAGCCACGTCTTGGAACTGGAAGTAGAAAGTGA